A genomic region of Notamacropus eugenii isolate mMacEug1 chromosome 3, mMacEug1.pri_v2, whole genome shotgun sequence contains the following coding sequences:
- the BLOC1S1 gene encoding biogenesis of lysosome-related organelles complex 1 subunit 1: protein MLSRLLKEHQAKQNERKELQEKRRREAIAAATCLTEALVDHLNVGVAQAYVNQRKLDHEVKTLQVQAAQFAKQTGQWIGMVENFNQALKEIGDVENWARSIELDMRTIATALEYVYKGQLQPAPS from the exons ATGCTGTCCCGCTTGCTGAAGGAGCACCAAGCGAAGCAGAACGAGCGCAAGGAGCTGCAGG AAAAGAGGAGGCGAGAAGCCATCGCTGCTGCAACCTGCCTGACAGAAGCCTTGGTGGACCACCTCAATGTTGG CGTGGCCCAGGCCTATGTCAATCAGAGGAAGCTGGACCATGAGGTGAAGACTCTTCAAGTCCAGGCCGCACAGTTTGCCAAACAGACAGGCCAGTGGATTGGAATGGTGGAAAACTTCAACCAGGCACTCAAG GAAATTGGAGATGTGGAGAATTGGGCTCGGAGCATTGAGCTGGACATGAGGACAATTGCCACTGCTCTGGAATATGTCTAcaaggggcagctgcagccagcCCCTTCTtag
- the RDH5 gene encoding retinol dehydrogenase 5 — MWLLLLLGTLLWGVLWFLRDRLVLPPSDGFVFITGCDSGFGRHLALRLDRRGFRVLAGCLTTIGAENLKRAASPRLCTTLLDVTDLQNIQQVAEWVGTLVGERGLFGLVNNAGITGIIGPTPWLTLEDYRRVLEVNTLGPIGVTLALLPLLQRAQGRIINITSVLGRLAANGGGYCVSKYGLEAFSDCLRRDMAPFGVRVSIVEPGFFRTAVTNLECVEGVLQASWKRLSPATQANYGDNFLPKYLKIQRLIMNLICDGDLGKVSSCLEHALTARYPRTRYSPGWDAKLLWLPASYLPAGLVDAILTSVLPRPAQTVC, encoded by the exons ATGTGGTTGCTCCTGCTTCTTGGGACCCTGCTTTGGGGAGTACTGTGGTTTCTCCGAGACCGGCTAGTGCTTCCCCCCAGCGATGGTTTCGTATTCATCACCGGCTGTGACTCGGGCTTCGGCCGGCACCTGGCGCTTCGGCTGGACAGACGAGGCTTCCGAGTTTTGGCTGGTTGCCTGACAACCATAGGGGCAGAAAACTTGAAACGGGCTGCTTCTCCTCGACTCTGCACCACACTCTTGGATGTTACTGACCTCCAAAACATCCAGCAAGTGGCTGAGTGGGTGGGGACGCTCGTGGGAGAGAGAG GGCTCTTTGGGCTGGTGAATAACGCAGGCATCACTGGGATCATTGGCCCTACCCCATGGCTGACTCTGGAGGATTACCGGAGAGTGCTGGAAGTGAACACACTGGGTCCCATTGGAGTTACCCTCGCCCTGCTGCCCTTGCTACAACGGGCACAGGGTCGAATCATCAACATCACCAGTGTCCTGGGCCGTCTGGCTGCCAATGGGGGTGGCTACTGTGTCTCTAAATATGGTCTGGAGGCCTTTTCTGACTGCCTACg ACGGGACATGGCTCCCTTTGGGGTACGAGTCTCTATCGTGGAACCAGGCTTCTTCCGAACAGCAGTGACCAACTTGGAGTGTGTGGAGGGGGTACTTCAGGCCTCCTGGAAACGGTTATCTCCTGCCACCCAAGCCAACTATGGAGACAACTTCCTCCCCAAGT ACCTGAAGATACAACGGCTCATCATGAACCTGATCTGTGATGGGGACTTGGGCAAGGTGAGCAGCTGCCTGGAGCATGCACTGACTGCCCGCTACCCCCGCACAAGATACAGTCCTGGATGGGATGCCAAGTTGCTCTGGCTGCCTGCCTCCTACCTGCCTGCTGGCCTGGTGGATGCCATACTCACTTCTGTTCTTCCCAGACCTGCCCAGACGGTCTGCTGA